The Lutibacter profundi genome includes a region encoding these proteins:
- the mutL gene encoding DNA mismatch repair endonuclease MutL: MPDIIQLLPDHVANQIAAGEVVQRPASVVKELLENAIDAEATVIKLLIKEAGKTLIQVIDNGNGMSRTDARLSFERHATSKIKKAEDLFNIHTKGFRGEALASIAAISHVDLKSKQEGQELGTYIKIEGSNIIFQENISTPKGTSIAVKHLFYNIPARRNFLKSNTIETRHIINEFQRVVLAHPTISFSLYHNDNEIYHLGSSNLRQRIVTVFGKKTNEKLVPINEVTDIIEINGFVAKPEFAKKKRGEQFFFVNNRFIKNAYLNHAVTSAFESLLSSGYHPSYFLYLTVPPKSIDINIHPTKTEIKFDDEKTLYAILHSTVKHSLGQYNVGPVLDFERSASLDTPYNFKDKKSNTPKITVNPDFNPFRSEKKQQWKSLYTNINVHNIEVESETVNASLFSEENTTNKTYQIHKKYIVSSIKSGIVYINQNLAHQRILYEEFLENITVKEAVSQQLLFPLEISFNKNDIELIKEIKEDLENIGFKFDEILGDAIIINGIPTGIIESQITIIIEQLLEDIKNDIPNASFSQLDIMAKSLAKSLAIKTGTILNLKEQEEIVNKLFICKQPDLSPFGKTTFITINIEEIDKIFNH, from the coding sequence ATGCCTGATATTATTCAACTACTACCCGACCATGTTGCAAATCAAATTGCAGCAGGTGAAGTTGTACAAAGACCTGCTTCAGTAGTTAAAGAATTGCTAGAAAATGCCATAGATGCAGAAGCAACTGTTATTAAACTTCTAATTAAGGAAGCAGGAAAAACACTTATCCAAGTAATTGATAACGGTAATGGAATGAGTAGAACTGATGCCAGACTTAGTTTTGAACGCCATGCTACATCAAAAATAAAAAAAGCAGAAGACTTATTTAATATACATACAAAAGGTTTTAGAGGTGAAGCATTGGCGTCTATTGCTGCCATATCTCATGTAGATTTAAAATCCAAACAAGAGGGCCAAGAATTAGGAACTTATATAAAAATAGAAGGCAGTAATATTATCTTTCAAGAAAATATTTCAACACCAAAAGGAACTTCAATAGCCGTGAAACATTTATTTTATAATATTCCTGCTCGAAGAAATTTCTTAAAATCAAATACCATAGAAACTCGCCATATTATTAATGAATTTCAACGAGTTGTTTTAGCACATCCAACTATTTCATTTTCACTTTATCATAATGATAATGAAATTTACCACTTAGGTTCAAGTAATTTACGCCAACGAATTGTGACTGTTTTTGGTAAAAAAACCAATGAAAAACTAGTACCAATAAATGAAGTAACCGACATTATTGAAATTAATGGATTTGTTGCTAAACCTGAATTCGCTAAGAAAAAAAGAGGTGAACAATTCTTTTTTGTAAATAATCGTTTCATTAAAAATGCCTATTTAAATCATGCAGTTACAAGTGCTTTTGAAAGCCTACTCTCTAGCGGATATCATCCATCCTATTTCTTATACTTAACTGTACCTCCCAAAAGTATTGATATTAATATTCATCCTACAAAAACAGAAATTAAATTTGATGATGAAAAAACACTGTATGCCATTTTACATTCAACAGTTAAACACAGCTTAGGACAATACAATGTTGGACCTGTTCTCGACTTTGAAAGAAGTGCATCCTTAGATACACCTTACAACTTCAAAGATAAAAAATCTAATACGCCAAAAATAACTGTTAATCCAGACTTTAACCCTTTCAGAAGTGAAAAGAAGCAACAATGGAAGAGTTTATACACCAATATAAATGTTCATAATATTGAAGTAGAATCTGAAACCGTAAATGCATCATTATTCTCTGAAGAAAATACAACAAATAAAACATATCAAATTCATAAGAAATACATTGTGAGTAGCATAAAATCTGGCATTGTATATATCAATCAAAATTTGGCTCATCAACGTATTTTATATGAAGAGTTTTTAGAAAACATTACTGTAAAAGAAGCTGTAAGTCAACAACTACTATTTCCTTTAGAAATTTCATTTAATAAGAACGACATTGAACTGATAAAAGAAATTAAAGAAGATTTGGAAAATATTGGTTTTAAATTTGATGAAATTTTAGGAGATGCTATCATTATAAATGGAATCCCTACTGGCATTATTGAAAGTCAAATTACAATTATTATTGAACAATTGTTAGAAGATATAAAAAATGACATCCCAAATGCTAGCTTTAGCCAACTAGATATTATGGCAAAAAGTCTTGCGAAAAGTTTAGCCATTAAAACGGGTACTATATTAAATTTAAAAGAACAGGAAGAAATTGTAAATAAACTATTTATATGTAAACAACCTGATTTATCACCCTTTGGAAAAACAACATTTATAACTATAAATATTGAAGAAATAGATAAAATATTTAACCATTAA
- the ribH gene encoding 6,7-dimethyl-8-ribityllumazine synthase, protein MATTNLSYYDETTIPNAKNFRFGIVVSEWNPDITDNLFLGAQKAFLENGVSKKNILRWDVPGSFELIFGCKRMIETQKLDAIIAIGNVIQGETKHFDFVCDAVTQGIKDLNVKYDIPVIFCVLTDNTKQQSIDRSGGKLGNKGIECAIAAIKMAALREF, encoded by the coding sequence ATGGCAACAACTAATTTATCTTATTACGATGAAACAACAATCCCAAACGCGAAAAATTTTCGGTTTGGGATTGTTGTTTCAGAATGGAATCCTGATATTACTGATAACTTATTTTTAGGGGCTCAAAAAGCATTTTTAGAAAATGGTGTATCTAAAAAAAACATCTTGCGTTGGGATGTGCCTGGAAGTTTTGAACTTATTTTTGGATGTAAACGAATGATAGAAACTCAAAAATTAGATGCTATTATAGCCATTGGCAATGTTATTCAAGGAGAAACAAAGCATTTTGATTTTGTATGTGATGCTGTTACACAAGGCATTAAAGACTTAAATGTTAAATACGATATTCCTGTAATTTTTTGTGTTTTAACAGATAATACTAAACAACAATCTATTGATCGCTCTGGAGGAAAACTGGGAAATAAGGGAATTGAATGTGCTATTGCAGCAATTAAAATGGCAGCTTTAAGAGAGTTTTAA
- a CDS encoding tetratricopeptide repeat protein has protein sequence MATYKKTGSKAKKKHASVEDKSTTAEVFNTLDETASKSEKWVIKNQKTIFIVLSLIVVLILSYLPYQKYIKAPKEKEAANELAFPKVYFEEANKSLVAVDSLLNLGLNGADGKYGFIDIANEYKGTKAGNIANYYAGISYLKLKKYKEAIDYLEKYTSEDELLAPIAKGAIGDAFSDIDQPEDALDYYLKAANLRDNNFSTPLFLFKAGNTAMDLEQYSKALELFNRIKSDYPTSDEAKNIDIYISKATYASKK, from the coding sequence ATGGCAACATATAAAAAGACTGGAAGTAAAGCAAAAAAGAAACATGCTTCTGTTGAAGATAAATCAACAACGGCTGAAGTATTTAATACGTTAGATGAAACTGCTTCAAAATCAGAAAAATGGGTAATAAAAAATCAAAAAACAATTTTTATTGTTCTGAGTTTAATAGTCGTCTTAATTTTAAGTTATTTACCATATCAAAAATATATAAAAGCTCCTAAAGAAAAAGAAGCTGCAAACGAGTTAGCTTTTCCAAAAGTTTATTTTGAAGAAGCGAATAAAAGTTTAGTAGCGGTAGATTCTCTACTTAATTTAGGCTTAAATGGCGCTGATGGGAAATATGGATTTATTGATATTGCGAATGAATATAAAGGAACCAAGGCTGGTAATATAGCTAACTATTATGCTGGGATTTCTTATTTAAAATTAAAAAAATATAAAGAAGCTATAGACTATTTAGAAAAATACACTTCAGAAGATGAGTTATTAGCTCCTATTGCTAAAGGTGCTATTGGTGATGCATTTTCAGACATAGATCAACCTGAAGATGCTTTAGATTACTATTTAAAAGCAGCTAATTTAAGAGATAATAATTTTTCTACACCTCTCTTTCTTTTTAAAGCAGGAAATACGGCTATGGATTTAGAACAATATTCTAAGGCTCTAGAACTATTTAATAGAATTAAATCAGATTACCCTACCTCTGACGAGGCAAAAAATATTGATATTTATATTAGTAAAGCAACCTATGCATCAAAAAAATAA
- the recF gene encoding DNA replication/repair protein RecF (All proteins in this family for which functions are known are DNA-binding proteins that assist the filamentation of RecA onto DNA for the initiation of recombination or recombinational repair.), translating to MYLQKITLVNFKNFETQTFDFQEKINCFVGNNGVGKTNVLDAIYYLSFAKSYFNPVATQNIRHSEDFFMIEGEYQIDNKIETVICSLKRGSKKVVKRNGKIYEKFSDHIGYLPLVIISPADRDLITDGSDTRRKFIDSVISQSDNKYLQTLIKYNKVLVQRNSLLKYFAVNRTFDALNLKVYDEQLARYGNIVYEKRKIFLNEFIPIFKNRYKIISNSLESVALIYKSQLNEGVFLELLAQSVARDRVLQYTSTGIHKDDLTFEIDGHPIKKFGSQGQQKSYLIALKLAQFDFIKAQSNVKPILLLDDIFDKLDDLRVAQIISLVNKDEFGQLFISDTHKERTEAAVKVTKQPYKIFQL from the coding sequence ATGTATTTACAAAAAATAACATTGGTGAATTTTAAAAATTTTGAAACTCAAACATTTGATTTTCAGGAAAAAATAAACTGTTTTGTGGGGAACAATGGTGTAGGGAAAACCAACGTTTTAGATGCTATTTATTATTTATCTTTTGCAAAAAGTTATTTTAATCCGGTGGCTACACAAAATATTAGGCATTCTGAAGATTTTTTTATGATTGAAGGAGAATATCAAATAGACAACAAAATTGAGACCGTAATTTGTAGTTTGAAACGAGGAAGCAAAAAAGTAGTTAAACGAAATGGTAAAATTTATGAAAAATTTTCTGATCATATTGGTTATTTACCCTTGGTTATAATTTCACCTGCAGATAGAGATTTAATAACTGACGGAAGTGATACAAGAAGGAAATTTATAGATAGTGTTATTTCACAATCAGATAATAAATATTTACAAACTTTAATAAAATATAATAAAGTATTAGTACAACGTAATTCTTTGTTGAAATATTTTGCCGTTAACAGAACTTTTGATGCATTAAATTTAAAAGTTTATGACGAACAACTGGCTAGGTATGGAAATATAGTTTATGAAAAAAGGAAAATATTTTTAAATGAGTTTATTCCAATTTTTAAAAATAGATATAAAATAATTTCTAATAGCTTAGAAAGTGTTGCTTTAATTTATAAATCACAACTGAATGAAGGAGTTTTTTTAGAATTATTGGCTCAAAGTGTAGCTAGGGATCGCGTTTTACAATATACAAGTACAGGAATTCATAAGGATGATTTAACTTTTGAAATTGATGGACATCCTATTAAAAAATTCGGATCTCAAGGGCAGCAAAAGTCTTATTTAATAGCGTTAAAATTAGCTCAGTTTGATTTTATCAAGGCTCAATCTAATGTAAAACCAATTTTGTTGTTAGATGATATTTTTGATAAACTGGATGATTTAAGAGTAGCTCAAATAATAAGTTTAGTAAATAAAGATGAGTTTGGGCAGTTATTTATAAGTGATACACATAAAGAACGTACTGAAGCTGCTGTAAAAGTAACAAAGCAACCATATAAAATATTTCAATTGTAA